The genomic interval TTTTTAATCCCAATGCGATCGCTGCACGCAATAATTGACCATAAATTGGATCGGCACTATCTCCAGGTGCAAATGTGGTACAATCACCGCGATTGATAAAGTACAACATCACCGCATCGCTTGCTGGTATTAATGCGGTAAGTTCGCGTAAATGTTTTTGTCCGCGTGTTGTTTCGGTATCAGGAAATAACGCGGTACGCCCGTCAACCCAAGTTGTGCTTTTGACTTCGATGTATGTTGTGCGATCGCCATCTAAAACAAAATCTACTCGACTTTTTTTATCTGTACCATAGGGAACTTCAAAACGAATGTTGTTGTAACTTCCCAAAGGCAACAAGTTTTCTTCTAACGCTAGCTTGACAATGCGATTCGGTAAACTTGTATTTACACCTACCCAAGTCGGTTCATTGTCATTCACCAGAATCATTTCCCAGGTGTACTTCAGCGATCGCTTTGGATTGTCACTATAAGTCACCTGTACAGCACTATCAGGTTGACAAATTCCTGTCATAGGTCCAGTATTCGGACAATGTGCTGTCACAACTTCCCCAGACGCCAACTGCACATCTGCAAAAAACCGCTTATAGCGTTTGAGAAGAACACCAGGATACAACGTTGGGTAGTGGTAAAGAATCATCAATCAAGCAAAAGCAATGTTACTACTGTAACAGCGTTGGTTCAATCAATTTCCTGTATTCCTAGGCGATCGCCCGATTTGCTTGTGCATCCATTGCCAAAACGGCCATTGCCGCATCAATATTATACGGACATGGTGGTTTGTGTGGTTTATAGTCTTTTTCGCTCGTTGCGCGATGGCGTAATACCGCATTGACTAATACACATGGTTCTGGAGATAAATTAATTGCTCCATGCAACACTCCTGGGGGAATTTTTACTACTGTAGGTTTGCGATCGCTCAAGGGTATATATTGATAACGGCGATTCACCAACACCACTAACACAAAACTTCCTTTGACTACCAATAGTTGGTCTGTTTGTGTTTTATGAACAAAAAGATCGTCAATTGTGTTTGGTGGAATCTGTACCAGCATTGTCTCGTGACTTGATTGAGGGGTATAAAACTCAGTCATACCCCCCTTTATTGCTGATAGCGGACGAATCTCTACACTCCTGACCGAACTCATACCAGCACCCATAGATTTCAAGACCTAGCTTCTAGTCTAAGCCACCTTTTTATAAAAAGTTGTTACAAATGAACAAAAATACCCAAAATATGATATGGAAATAGTGTTAGCAAAAAGCTCATTGCTAATTGCTAACAGAAGAAATTACTAATTGATCGACACAGTCAAACTTCTGGGATCGCCAAAATTACCGTTGAGAATGACACCGCGTTTATTTGCATAAAGGTGACGCAGAATTTTGTAAATTGTCTCAACTTGGTCAGTTGCTTGGGCTTTTTCTGCGAGTTCAGCGAGGGAAATCGAACGGCTTTCATCTTCGAGAATTTGTAAGACACGTTTTTGTAAACCTAAAACCGCAGCAGCAGCTTTTTTCCCAGCCTCAACGCCTGGTTGATGGTAAGCATTGACATTAATTAGAGAACCATACAAACCAACAGCGCGCTCGTAAAGTGCAATCAGGGCGCCTACAGTGCGTGGATTAACTTGTGGAATTGTGGCGGTAATCGAATCGCGGTGGTTATCGTATAAGGCTTGGCGCGTTCCTTGCAGGAATCCTGATAGATAATCACCGGATGTCGTTCCTGGTTCTAATTCAGGTGAAGATCCTTGGCGGTCTTCTAATACTTCTATAAAAGTGGCAAAGAAATTCGGCACACCTTCGCGTAACTGTTGCACATAGGCGTGTTGATCGGTCGATCCTTTGTTGCCATATACCGCAATTCCTTGATTGACAACATTACCATCCAAGTCTTTTTCCTTACCGAGTGATTCCATCACCAGCTGTTGCAAGTAGCGGCTGAATAATAGTAAGCTGTCTTTGTAAGGTAGAAGCACCATGTCTTTTTCGCCGCGCCCGTTACCAGCGTAGTACCAACTCAATGCAAGTAAAGCCGCTGGATTGTTTTTAATATCGGGTACGCGCGTTGCATCATCCATTTCTTTGGCGCCAGCTAGCATCGCTTGGATATTAATTCCCTGTAAAGCCGCAGGTAGCAACCCGACAGCAGACATTTCTGAGGTACGTCCGCCTACCCAATCGAACATGGGAAAGGTTGCTAACCATCTTTCCGATTGCGCAAGTTGATCTAATTTGCTATCAGGAGTGGTAATGGCGATCGCATAGTGAGAAAAATCTAAATTCTGCCCTGCATAAGTTCTTTTGACTTCGAGCATTCCGTTGCGTGGTTCTGGGGTTTCACCTGATTTAGAAATCACAATGACTAACGTGCTTGCTAGGCGATTGCGCAGGCGTGTCAAAACGCGGTCAATTCCCGCTGGATCAGTGTTGTCAATAAAATGAATTCCCAGTGGGGGAAAATCTGGGGAGAGGGCTTCGGCGACAAATTGCGGTCCCAACGCCGAACCACCAATCCCAATTGAGAGAATATCGGTAAAGCGCGGGGCTTGTGGCGGATGAATCGCACCACTATGAATTTTGCGGGTAAAAGTTTCGATTTGTTCAATCGTTTGCGTAATATCGTGTTTGATTTCTGGCGTTGGGGCAAGATCCGGATTGCGCAACCAGTAATGACCTACCATGCGATCTTCGTCAGGATTAGCGATCGCGCCTCCTTCTAAAGCTGCCATATCTTGAAACGCTTTTTCAAACTTCGGTTGCAATTGCGCGACAAACGCATCATCAAATCTCATGCGACTGACGTCTAAATAGAATTCTAAACCTTCGTGGTAATAAAGCCAGTCTTGGTAACGTTGCCACAGTGTTGCAGCATCCATAGTCAATCTCTACTTACTCGTATCATCACACCAGTTTAATTTAAGTGTTCCACGATAAACGTTCAGCCCTCTACAGTGGGATTGTTCTGTGCGATCAGCGATGTGCTGTAGAATTCTTTTTTAAAGAGGTCAGAGGTCGGATATCAGGGGTCAGGGGGAAGAACTTGAACCGTAGCGGGAGGAATGCTGCTGAAGGCTTATTAAGCATCAATCTGATTTCTGATCCCTGACTCATTTTAACATCAATACGCTGCAACGAACACTAACGTCTATGATCCAGAATTTATCAGGTTGGGTTGGTTATCTAATTTTTCTTATCATCTCAACTGCTGTTTTTGCTTTATTTAGTTTAGGCTTAAATTTGCAGTGGGGATTTACTGGGCTAATTAACTTTGGTCATGTCGCCTTTATGACCATAGGCGCTTATACAACGGTTTTGCTAACCTTGCACGGCGTTCCTCTGATTATCGCTGCACTTGTTGGAGCGGGCGCCGCTGCATTGTTAGGATTGATTATTGGTTTATCGACACTACGTTTACGGCAAGATTATCTAGCAATTGTCACGATTGGTGTCTCTGAATTACTACGATTAGTTGTTAATAATCAAGATTTACCAACAGGAAATGGGTTTACACCAGGTTCGTTTGGCGTACAAGGCTATCCTCTACCACTTGTAAGTTTTGACCCAACGTTGCTGACACGTTTGGGTATGATTGCATTGCTGACGTTGGTTGTTGGAGTGTGTTATTGGCGTTTGTGGAAGTGGGTGGTGGGAAAGGCGCAGCAGAAATTGCAGAAATTGCAGGGGCAAGGCAATGCCTTGCCCGTACGAAATTTTTTATCACGGTTGATGTTGGGGGTTTTGGCAGCGGGATTGATTTTAGTGTTGTTTTTCGCAGGTGCGATCGCGCTCTATAATTACACGAGTTATGCCAATGCAGGGTTGATGCTAATTTCAGTTTTGGTTTTAGCGTTGGTGTTTTGGCGGCTAGAAGTATTGGTGCGATCGCCTTGGGGAAGAGTCCTCAAAGCGATTCGGGAAGATGAAGATGTCGCGACGGCGTTGGGAAAAAACGTGTTTTGGTACAAGTTGCAAGCGTTGATGTTGGGAGGTGCGATCGCCGGAGTTTCGGGCGCATTATTAGCATGGCAATTGACAACGATTTACCCTGATAATTTCCAACCACAAATTACGTTTGATGCTTGGACGATGGTGATTTTAGGTGGTGCAGGAAATAATGTTGGCACGTTACTCGGTGCGGTGGTTTACTGGGCGTATGACGCGATTACGCGCTTTGCTTTACCTGCAATTTTCCCGCTGGATGAAGCGCGATTAGGTGCATTTCGGATTATGGTGATTGGTTTAATTTTGATGTTACTGATGCTGTGGCGTCCACAAGGGATTTTAGGTAAGAAGGAGGAATTAACGCTGGGAAAATGAGTAGCTAGTAGTTAGTAGCTTGAAAAAGGAATTACTCATACACAATGGATACACCCTTATTAGCAGCGAGTGGTTTAGTTAAAAGTTTTGGTGGAATTAAAGCCGTTGACAATGCCGAAATTACTGTAGCACCAGGTAGTATTACAGGTTTAATTGGTCCCAATGGTGCAGGGAAAACAACATTGTTTAACTTGTTATCAAACTTTATTCGCCCAGATAAAGGTCGCGTAATTTTTGATGGCAAACCGATTCAAGAGTTACAATCGCACACAATTGCGCAACAAGGAATGGTGCGGACGTTTCAGGTAGCCCGAACGCTTTCGCGGCTATCGGTGATGGAAAATATGCTGCTAGCAGCGCAAAATCAACTTGGAGAGAACTTTTGGCAAGTGCAGTTCCGACCATACCTGATTAAGAAACAAGAACGTCACCTGCAACAGCGTGCAATGTTGCTTTTAGAATCGGTTGGGTTAGCGCATATGGCGTATGAGTATGCAGGGGCGCTATCAGGGGGACAGCGCAAGTTACTGGAAATGGCGCGGGCGTTGATGACACAACCGAAGTTAATTTTATTAGATGAACCTGCGGCGGGGGTAAATCCTACATTGATCAATCAAATCTGCGATCGCATCCAAACTTGGAACCGTGAAGGAATGACGTTTTTGATTATAGAACACAATATGGATGTGATTATGTCTTTGTGCGATCGCGTTTGGGTACTTGCTGAAGGTCGTAATCTTGCAGTTGGTACTCCGAGTGAAATTCAAAGTAATCCACAAGTTTTAGCAGCGTATTTAGGTCAATAGATGATCGGTTCGCCAGAAGTCAACAAAATCATCAGAAAAATTTTATCTCCTGTACTGCGAGGTAATGGCTTCGATAAAGTCAAGACGAGAAATAATTGGGCTGACCGCGATCCTTGTATTTGGGTTTTAAATATTCGGGCAGTAAAACCGCATTCTTTTCCTTCTGTGTCAGTGAGTGTTTGGTTAGGAATTTACTATAAGTTTATTTCTCCAGATATTCCAGGAAGATTACTCGTTGATACTGATAAAGATGGTAAACTTATTCCTAAAGAATGGATGTGTCATATTAGAAATCATTTAGTTTTAGCTGAACTAGACCAATCTAAATATACAAAATCTCTGCGTTCTTCTGCTGAAGCTAATAGAAACGATATTTGGTGGATAGAACCTGACGGTAGTAATTTAGAAGACGTGATTCACGATATTAAAATAGCTTTTTTTAACTCAAGGAATTCAGTGGTTTAATGCTTACTTCGATTTAGAATATGCTTTTAGTTGCATTGACTTTCTCGCACCTGATTTTTTAGTTGAAGACATTGATGAAACAGGAAGAATGGTAACCACGCTGCAAGAGACTTCGCCAAATACCTTGGTTATCAAGATAAAGTCGTAGCGTATGTAGCGTGGGAGGAGAGTCGAAAACGAGAATATTTAAAGCGCGTGTGTGAGTTTGGTGGAGGGGTTATTGATACCTGCGATTTAGAAATAGAATTAGAATTAAACCGCAACGTTATCCTTGAAAAAGATACTTTTACAAACTCAGGTTTTGTTTTTTCCAAAACAACTTACCCTGGTCATGGTCCTCGCTGGGATCAATATTGGAAAGTCTCTCAAGATGTACCGATTAATTCACGTCTTGATAATTCTTAATAAATTAGTATAAATACATACAAATCGTGGCTATTTGTAGTGTATATCTTTGAAAATCTGTCAAAGAGCGTGCTATATACAAAGTTGAATTGTGTGAGGAGAGTTTGTGTCAAAAGTATTACGCCGAATGGCGAATAATAGCCTATTTGTACTGCATTTTTTGCTGTATCAATTCACAAGCGTTGCAAGTGCTTCAGAAGCAAACCCAGATAACCTTTTAACTCAGTCTAAATCTGCATCAACGCCAGAAATGGCGCAAGTCACGTCGGTTTCCCAACTTTCTGACGTACAGCCGACAGATTGGGCGTTTCAAGCGTTGCAATCGTTGGTTGAGCGTTATGGTTGCATTACAGGATATCCTGATGGAACTTATCGCGGTAATCGCGCATTAACGCGTTATGAATTTGCGGCGGGGTTGAATGCGTGTTTGAATCGCGTTAACGAATTGATCGCCGCAGCAACAAGCGATCAACTAAGTCGGGAAGATTTAGCTACTCTCCAAAGATTACAAGAAGAATTTACAGCTGAACTTGCAAGCTTGCGTGGAAGAGTCGATGCTTTAGAAGCGCAAACCGCCGAACTTGAAGCAAATCAGTTTTCTACCACAACAAAACTTGTAGGGGAAGCTATCACGTATCTTGGTGATGCCTTTGGTGAAACTGCGAGCGATATTAATAATACAACACTCGGTTATCGCGTTCGCCTGAATTTTGATACAAGTTTCACTGGACAAGATCGCTTGCGAACTCGCTTACAAGCAACAAATTTAAGATTATTCGATTCAGGCGGAACGTTTGGCGGTAGTCAAGGAACTCGTGAGGGACAAGACGTTACAGATCCACCAGAACTATTTGGATTTGGTAACACAGGTGAAACACGTGTAGCACCTAGTAGTATTGCCCAGAGTGGTGAAGTTATCTTAACTACGTTGCAGTATCAGTTTCCTGTAAGCGATCGCTTGCGCATTTACTTAGAAGCAAATGGAACCGATCCGACATCCATTACCGATCCAATTAGTCCATTTTCTGTTACGGCAACAGGTGCGGTATCTAACTTCGGACAACTTAATCCGATGTATATTCCCATCGGTAACCAAGCTGGTATTGGGGCAAACTTTTTAGTCACACCAGAACTCAGCTTAGACTTTGGCTATTTAGGAGGAACTAACGCCAATAACCCAGATTCAGGCTTATTTAACGGCGATTACAGTGCGTTTACCCAGTTAGTTTACAATAGCGATCGCGCTAGATTAGGTTTATTTTATCTCAATGGTTACTCTAGTAATTTTGGCGTTGATACGCTTGCAGGTAGTAATCCCGCAAAAGTGATTGTTGTCAACGATGTCAACAACCCTGAAAATAATTTGAATAATCCAATTGTTGCAAATGTCTACGGCGCACAAGTTAATTTCCGCGTTTTTGAAGGATTTGAAATCGGTGGTTGGGTAGGTTATACTGCGGCGCGGGCTGTGGGTGAAATTAAAGGCGATGCAGATATCTGGAATTATGCCGTAACGTTATATTTTCCTGACTTATTCCGCGAAGGAAACGCTGGTGGTATTGTTGTCGGTATGCAACCACGCCTCACAGGAACAAGTAATGCTATTTTAGCCGCAGCAATTGGTTTACCCGACGGGCAAAGAAGCGATCGCGATACAGGTTTACATCTCGAAGCTTTCTATCGCTATCAGTTAACCGATAATATCTCAATTACGCCTGGTATCTTTTGGTTAACTGCACCAAACCACGACGCGCGTAATCCTGATGTTGTGATTGGCGTGATTAGAACTTCGTTTGTATTCTAATGAAAACTGATCGCCGATCCTAGTTAACTAAATATAAAATGTGGGGTAGGTATCTTGCCTGCCCACGTTGACTCACTTAGTAACTCAATCCTGTGAACAATAAATCAGTATGTGATAGTTGGTTTGCAACTCACAAAATTAGCGATCTCCTCTACTGCATCAACGAAATTCACTACTGGGAATGGAATCGGGCGAATATCTGGTTAATCAAAGGACAAAAGCAAGATTTACTCATTGATACAGGTTTAGGTGTTGCTAGCTTGCGACAATACATCGCAAGTTTAATCGATAAACCGCTACTGGCGATCGCTTCTCACGTTCATTTCGATCACGCGGGTGGAATTCATGAATTTGACGAGATTGCGATTCACACCGCTGAAGCTGAAGCTTTACGCCACGGAGATTGTCACGCAGCTTTGTGCAATCCTGAATCAGGTTGGATACTTGACGAACACTTTTCGCAATTACCCTATCCAGGTTTTACCGCGACACAGTATACTTTTCAAGCCGCAGAACCGACTCAATTATTACAAGAAGGCGACGTCATTGATTTAGGCGATCGCGCCTTTGAAATTTTACATCTTCCTGGGCACTCTCCTGGATGCATTGCCTTATACGACCCATTTAGCCAAGAACTTTTTTCTGGCGATATCATTTACGATGGTGACTTACTCGATCAACTTCCTGGTAGCGATATTTCCGCTTACATTGCATCTTACGAATACCTACAGCACTTACCTGTAGAAATCGTTTACCCTGGACACTATCACATGTTTGGACAACAACGAATGCAAGAACTCATTGCAGATTATCTTGCAGCCAAACGTCAACCTGGTTGCCCTGCAAAAAATTTTAGTCTCAATACTCAAGAAATCGTTAAGCAACACACGCATAGAAGTGGTGGCTAAACACTAGTCAAATCTTTTCTCGAAACTGATCGAGACCATTGAGGATCAATTCGAGTCCGAACTCGAAATCATGAATACCATCATAACGACCTTCAATGACGTGATGCGTAAGCTGATTGAGGTAAGGGTACTGATCCGCAGGGATGAATGCAACGAAGTTTTTCGCGACCTCTGCATACTCTGTCGCTGCGAGGGGAAAGTTCAGTTCCTGAAGCGTAAATCCATAAATATGGCTATCGATCGCATTCCACGCCCGATCTGCCATCTCAAACGAAAAGCCTGCTTTGCATAAACAGCCTAACGTCGCATCTACATAGCGCAACATCGCTGAACCTGTATTCATCTGTGACATTAACGCCATCGTTGCCCAGGGATGACGCAACAGCACCTCGTGAGCCGAGATCGCCCGTCGCCGCATTGCTGTTTTCCAGTCAGTTTCAAGGCTAGGCACTTCAATCTCGCTCACTACAATATCAACAATGCCACATAAGATATCGTCCTTATTGGTGACATGATTATACAGTGACATCGCCTTGACGCCCAATTTCTGAGCTAGCTTCCGCATGGAGAGTGATTCAACGCCTTCCTCGTCGGCTATGCGCATAGCCGCGTACAGTATTTTTTCTCGACTTAGTGGGGTTGGGGGAGGTGTATGAGAGTTTTTTTTTGCCATTTAATCGGATCAATTCTTAACGCACAAAACAAGTAAATTCTAGGGTTTGAGTTTGCTTTTCATCTTGACAAACTTACGGCGTAAGTTAAACTTACAGTGTAAGTCAAAATATTGAAGGTCATGAAAATATCGAATACCCCCATCCCCGTACTAGGGGACAACAAAAATGACAAAATGAAAGCGATCGTCCTCACCAAATACGGTTCACCAGAGGTGTTGAGTCTGCAAGAAGTTGACAAGCCGGTTGTGCCAGACAATGGCGTACTGGTGCGGGTTCATGCTGCGTCTGTTAATGCTGGCGACTGGCATCTCATGCGAGGGACTCCATTCTTCATTCGTTTCATATTTGGGGGAGTCCTCAAGCCAAAAATCAAGATCATCGGTTGTGATGTAGCAGGGCAAGTTGAAACGGTTGGTAAAGATGTCACGCAGTTTAAGCCTGGTGATGAAGTCTTTGGAGACTTGTCTGAGTGTGGTTTCGGTGCATTTGCCGAGTACGTTTGTGCAACAGAAACTGCCTTGGTGCTAAAACCAGTTGCTATAACATTTGAAGTAGCTGCAACTGTTCCTGGGGCAGCCCTTGCTGCTTTGCAGGGTTTGCGAGATGTGGGTCAAATTCAGTCAGGGCAGAAAGTGTTGATCGCTGGTGCATCCGGCGGTGTGGGTTCTTTCGCAGTGCAAATTGCCAAGGCATTTGGTGCTGAGGTGACTGCTTTATGCAGCACAAAAAAAATGAATATGGTGCGATCGTTTGGCGCAGATTGCGTGATTGACTACACTCAAACAGATGTCACCCAACATGGGCAGCGTTATGACCTAATATTTGATGCAGCAGCGTATCGTTCAGTTTTCGACTATTTGCCAATATTGACTCCTGGGGGAACCTACGTCATGGTTGGCGGATCTATTGCTCGATTTTTCCAAGTAATGCTTCTTGGATCTTGGATTTCGAGAACCAGTCACCGGAAGGTAAAATGTCTGGCTTCAAAACCTAATCAAAAGGATCTCGTTACTTTGAGAGAGTTGATGGTAGCAGGCAAGATCGTCCCCTTTATCGATCGATACTACGACTTGAGCGAAGTCCCTGCCGCAATTCGTCATCTTGAACAGAGACAAGTGATGGGAAAAGTTGCCATTGGTATTTGATATGCAGTCTATTAGTTTGTATTCATAATAACAAAACAAAATTCTCTCTTACCTATACTTGTTATAATATGTACACTTAACGCGCCTTGTTATGGTATTCACCATTTCAACCAAAGCAATATCAAAAATTGACACTTCTTATTATTTGCATCATAAAAAGCATCTGTGGAATGCGATCGCAATTGCCTATACTTTAGGTGGATACGGTAGTGCGATCGCGCTGATTCTCCTTTCCAATTTTTGGCTCAACGCCTTAGGAGTTGTATTGCTTGCTCATAGCCTGATTATTTCAGCATATCTATCCCACGAATTTATGCACGGCACGATTTTTGCTGAACGCAAGTGGAATGCCGTTGGTGGTAATATTATGCTGTGGCTAAACGGTGGCTGTTATGCTCGATTTAGAGATTTAACGCAAGATCACATTGCACATCACATCAATCGTGTTGATTTTGCTGCATTTAACATTGCGGATTTGATGAACAAGCTACCCGCATTTATCCGCAACATCATCTTAGGATTAGAGTGGCTGCACTTCCCAATTGTTTCATTTATCTTTCAGTGGCGCAGTATTTTTGCACCTTTTTGGGAACCGCAACGACAGGATGAACGCGGAAGAATTATGACGCTTCTCATAGTACGTGGATTACTATTGACTGGATTAGCATTGATGTCACTCAAAGCGCTAGCACTATATTTTCTCAGCTACATTGGTATGATTATTGTGCTACGATTTGTTGATGCTTTTCAGCATACTTATGAAGCGATTCCTGTCGGTTCGCCGTTACCGAAACGAGATTACACCTACGAACAAACCAACACATTTTCTAACGTGATTTCGCAACGTTACTGGTGGCTGAACTTGTTACTTTTAAACTTTGGCTATCACAACGCACATCACGAACTGATGAAATGTCCTTGGCATAGTTTACACGAACTTGACCGCGAGATATTTACAGGCGAAGAAGTGCACTACGT from Chroogloeocystis siderophila 5.2 s.c.1 carries:
- the sfsA gene encoding DNA/RNA nuclease SfsA — protein: MILYHYPTLYPGVLLKRYKRFFADVQLASGEVVTAHCPNTGPMTGICQPDSAVQVTYSDNPKRSLKYTWEMILVNDNEPTWVGVNTSLPNRIVKLALEENLLPLGSYNNIRFEVPYGTDKKSRVDFVLDGDRTTYIEVKSTTWVDGRTALFPDTETTRGQKHLRELTALIPASDAVMLYFINRGDCTTFAPGDSADPIYGQLLRAAIALGLKILPCRFKITPAGIEYLGLAELKI
- a CDS encoding cupin domain-containing protein is translated as MSSVRSVEIRPLSAIKGGMTEFYTPQSSHETMLVQIPPNTIDDLFVHKTQTDQLLVVKGSFVLVVLVNRRYQYIPLSDRKPTVVKIPPGVLHGAINLSPEPCVLVNAVLRHRATSEKDYKPHKPPCPYNIDAAMAVLAMDAQANRAIA
- a CDS encoding glucose-6-phosphate isomerase encodes the protein MDAATLWQRYQDWLYYHEGLEFYLDVSRMRFDDAFVAQLQPKFEKAFQDMAALEGGAIANPDEDRMVGHYWLRNPDLAPTPEIKHDITQTIEQIETFTRKIHSGAIHPPQAPRFTDILSIGIGGSALGPQFVAEALSPDFPPLGIHFIDNTDPAGIDRVLTRLRNRLASTLVIVISKSGETPEPRNGMLEVKRTYAGQNLDFSHYAIAITTPDSKLDQLAQSERWLATFPMFDWVGGRTSEMSAVGLLPAALQGINIQAMLAGAKEMDDATRVPDIKNNPAALLALSWYYAGNGRGEKDMVLLPYKDSLLLFSRYLQQLVMESLGKEKDLDGNVVNQGIAVYGNKGSTDQHAYVQQLREGVPNFFATFIEVLEDRQGSSPELEPGTTSGDYLSGFLQGTRQALYDNHRDSITATIPQVNPRTVGALIALYERAVGLYGSLINVNAYHQPGVEAGKKAAAAVLGLQKRVLQILEDESRSISLAELAEKAQATDQVETIYKILRHLYANKRGVILNGNFGDPRSLTVSIN
- a CDS encoding branched-chain amino acid ABC transporter permease; this translates as MIQNLSGWVGYLIFLIISTAVFALFSLGLNLQWGFTGLINFGHVAFMTIGAYTTVLLTLHGVPLIIAALVGAGAAALLGLIIGLSTLRLRQDYLAIVTIGVSELLRLVVNNQDLPTGNGFTPGSFGVQGYPLPLVSFDPTLLTRLGMIALLTLVVGVCYWRLWKWVVGKAQQKLQKLQGQGNALPVRNFLSRLMLGVLAAGLILVLFFAGAIALYNYTSYANAGLMLISVLVLALVFWRLEVLVRSPWGRVLKAIREDEDVATALGKNVFWYKLQALMLGGAIAGVSGALLAWQLTTIYPDNFQPQITFDAWTMVILGGAGNNVGTLLGAVVYWAYDAITRFALPAIFPLDEARLGAFRIMVIGLILMLLMLWRPQGILGKKEELTLGK
- a CDS encoding ABC transporter ATP-binding protein; the encoded protein is MDTPLLAASGLVKSFGGIKAVDNAEITVAPGSITGLIGPNGAGKTTLFNLLSNFIRPDKGRVIFDGKPIQELQSHTIAQQGMVRTFQVARTLSRLSVMENMLLAAQNQLGENFWQVQFRPYLIKKQERHLQQRAMLLLESVGLAHMAYEYAGALSGGQRKLLEMARALMTQPKLILLDEPAAGVNPTLINQICDRIQTWNREGMTFLIIEHNMDVIMSLCDRVWVLAEGRNLAVGTPSEIQSNPQVLAAYLGQ
- a CDS encoding iron uptake porin, with the translated sequence MSKVLRRMANNSLFVLHFLLYQFTSVASASEANPDNLLTQSKSASTPEMAQVTSVSQLSDVQPTDWAFQALQSLVERYGCITGYPDGTYRGNRALTRYEFAAGLNACLNRVNELIAAATSDQLSREDLATLQRLQEEFTAELASLRGRVDALEAQTAELEANQFSTTTKLVGEAITYLGDAFGETASDINNTTLGYRVRLNFDTSFTGQDRLRTRLQATNLRLFDSGGTFGGSQGTREGQDVTDPPELFGFGNTGETRVAPSSIAQSGEVILTTLQYQFPVSDRLRIYLEANGTDPTSITDPISPFSVTATGAVSNFGQLNPMYIPIGNQAGIGANFLVTPELSLDFGYLGGTNANNPDSGLFNGDYSAFTQLVYNSDRARLGLFYLNGYSSNFGVDTLAGSNPAKVIVVNDVNNPENNLNNPIVANVYGAQVNFRVFEGFEIGGWVGYTAARAVGEIKGDADIWNYAVTLYFPDLFREGNAGGIVVGMQPRLTGTSNAILAAAIGLPDGQRSDRDTGLHLEAFYRYQLTDNISITPGIFWLTAPNHDARNPDVVIGVIRTSFVF
- a CDS encoding MBL fold metallo-hydrolase, which translates into the protein MNNKSVCDSWFATHKISDLLYCINEIHYWEWNRANIWLIKGQKQDLLIDTGLGVASLRQYIASLIDKPLLAIASHVHFDHAGGIHEFDEIAIHTAEAEALRHGDCHAALCNPESGWILDEHFSQLPYPGFTATQYTFQAAEPTQLLQEGDVIDLGDRAFEILHLPGHSPGCIALYDPFSQELFSGDIIYDGDLLDQLPGSDISAYIASYEYLQHLPVEIVYPGHYHMFGQQRMQELIADYLAAKRQPGCPAKNFSLNTQEIVKQHTHRSGG
- a CDS encoding TetR/AcrR family transcriptional regulator; this translates as MAKKNSHTPPPTPLSREKILYAAMRIADEEGVESLSMRKLAQKLGVKAMSLYNHVTNKDDILCGIVDIVVSEIEVPSLETDWKTAMRRRAISAHEVLLRHPWATMALMSQMNTGSAMLRYVDATLGCLCKAGFSFEMADRAWNAIDSHIYGFTLQELNFPLAATEYAEVAKNFVAFIPADQYPYLNQLTHHVIEGRYDGIHDFEFGLELILNGLDQFREKI
- a CDS encoding NAD(P)-dependent alcohol dehydrogenase, with the translated sequence MKISNTPIPVLGDNKNDKMKAIVLTKYGSPEVLSLQEVDKPVVPDNGVLVRVHAASVNAGDWHLMRGTPFFIRFIFGGVLKPKIKIIGCDVAGQVETVGKDVTQFKPGDEVFGDLSECGFGAFAEYVCATETALVLKPVAITFEVAATVPGAALAALQGLRDVGQIQSGQKVLIAGASGGVGSFAVQIAKAFGAEVTALCSTKKMNMVRSFGADCVIDYTQTDVTQHGQRYDLIFDAAAYRSVFDYLPILTPGGTYVMVGGSIARFFQVMLLGSWISRTSHRKVKCLASKPNQKDLVTLRELMVAGKIVPFIDRYYDLSEVPAAIRHLEQRQVMGKVAIGI
- a CDS encoding fatty acid desaturase family protein, with amino-acid sequence MVFTISTKAISKIDTSYYLHHKKHLWNAIAIAYTLGGYGSAIALILLSNFWLNALGVVLLAHSLIISAYLSHEFMHGTIFAERKWNAVGGNIMLWLNGGCYARFRDLTQDHIAHHINRVDFAAFNIADLMNKLPAFIRNIILGLEWLHFPIVSFIFQWRSIFAPFWEPQRQDERGRIMTLLIVRGLLLTGLALMSLKALALYFLSYIGMIIVLRFVDAFQHTYEAIPVGSPLPKRDYTYEQTNTFSNVISQRYWWLNLLLLNFGYHNAHHELMKCPWHSLHELDREIFTGEEVHYVTLPKLLGNYHRFRIERIFSDQGTAINEQGNLQLETFYGAIGVSFLVKF